A part of Desulfomicrobium baculatum DSM 4028 genomic DNA contains:
- the pal gene encoding peptidoglycan-associated lipoprotein Pal, which produces MKKLGVFGLIVLVFCLAMAGGCSKKVSSTPAGATAAGAGDGSGAQGGLTAEQLEAQRLAELQRQAIEKIGADKIYFAFDSNELTQESRQVLTDKAELLKANPALSLLIEGHCDERGTNEYNLALGERRARAAYEFLVLLGIDSSKLQIISYGEEYPAVQGSNEDAWGKNRRDEFKASAN; this is translated from the coding sequence ATGAAGAAGTTAGGCGTTTTTGGATTGATCGTTTTGGTTTTTTGTTTGGCCATGGCTGGCGGTTGCTCCAAAAAAGTGAGCTCCACCCCTGCTGGCGCGACTGCTGCTGGCGCTGGAGACGGTTCCGGTGCACAGGGTGGTTTGACCGCAGAGCAGCTCGAAGCGCAGCGCCTTGCTGAATTGCAGCGTCAGGCTATCGAAAAGATTGGTGCAGACAAGATTTATTTTGCTTTTGATTCTAACGAGTTGACTCAGGAATCCCGCCAGGTTTTGACGGATAAGGCCGAGCTGTTGAAGGCCAATCCTGCACTGTCCCTGCTGATCGAAGGACATTGCGACGAACGCGGAACCAACGAGTACAACTTGGCTCTTGGCGAGCGCAGAGCCCGTGCTGCGTATGAATTCCTGGTCCTGCTGGGAATTGATTCGTCCAAGTTGCAGATCATCAGCTACGGCGAAGAATACCCCGCTGTTCAGGGTTCCAACGAAGACGCTTGGGGCAAGAACAGACGCGACGAATTCAAAGCCAGTGCTAACTAG